ACTTTTGATTTTTTTCATTTTCTAACATAAATCTTCCCTTTCTTTTTTATAAATCTATTTTATTTTTCTTTACTAAACCACTTTATTTGTTCAGTTATAGATGATAAAAATACCTCATTTTCATAGACATCATAATGACCACAATCATATTCTAATAATTTTTTATTACATTTTAATGTTTTATATATAAAATCCATCTCCTGAGGTAGATTCACAATATCATTATTGGCTTTTAAAAGTAATACCGGAACATTTATTTTATCTAAATATGAATCTATCGACAACTCATTGATATCACTAATAGTTGCTAAGGATAATTTTGTGCTCAAAAGCATTGAAAACTCCTCTTTATATCTATCTAAAAATGTTTTGCTTTGAGAATCAGATAACAATTTCTTTAGAGGAAGTAATAACCTCTTATTCTCTGAAATCTCCTTATATCTAATATTTTCAAGCTGGTTCAAGTACTTCTCCTTTCCTTCAAGATCTAATAAAGATGTATTATTTCTTAGTCCATCTGAAAATGTAATTTGTGCATATACTCCTGAAATTCCAGGTAGTGTAGCCGCTAATTTCAATACATATAACCCACCTAAAGAAGTTCCCCATAAATACAGTTGCTTATCTTTAAAATCCTCATTTTTTCTCAAATATAAAATAACATTTGAAATATCTCTCATCTGATTTGTAGGGATTATCTGTGTTTCTCCTTCACTTTCTCCAAACCCATTATAGTCAAAGGTAATAACATCAAATCCCTCTAAAGAAAATTTTTCAGCATATTTTGGAAAAAACAAATTTTGAACTCCTGCAAATCCATGGCACATTAGAATAATTCCATTTTTTTTATTTTGAGAATTTGCTTCATAATGAATTCCCTTTAAAATATTTTTATCAGAATAAATTTTAAACTCTCTCATTTTTCTATACATCTCCCTTCAGTTTTAAATATTATTTATATATAACACCTTTTAAATTTGCTGTCAATTGAAAATATCAATTCATAAATATGGTTATTTTTTTTATTTGATACACTTTTTTTAATTTTCGTGTACCTTTTCATTAAATTTTGTGTATGTTTTTATTAAATTTTCAATTTTTCCTTTAGAATTAAAATTAAAATAAATTAAAGTAACGGGAGATTATTTATGAAAAAATTATTATTTTTTAATCTATTTTTACCTTCAATACTCTTAGCTAGCAACAATTTCTCATTAAGTTTATCTAGTGGTGTGAACAATTCAGTCTATAAAACAAAAAAACAGCAAAACTCTTATGTTTTGCCTACCTTAGATATTCAATACAACGGATTTTTTATTGAAAGTAGTGAAATTGGATATACTTTTTGGGGCGATGAAACACTATCTCTTTCAATAAGCAGTGAATTTTTTGCAGGTTATCCAATCAAAGGCAAGGATTTAAAAGTTGGCTATCAAAATATTGAAAAAAGAAAATCACTAATTATGAGTGGTCTATCTTTAGACTATAAATTTTTAGAAGACAACTATCTTTCACTCTCTACAAATTTTGGAAAGAAGGGAAATAAAACTAGCTTAAATATATTAAGAAGTATAACTCTACCCCATAACTTTCTTTTCGTTCCATCGATCTATGGAAATATATATTCTAGAGATTTTTCAAACTACTATTTTGGAATAACAGCTGATGAAGCTAAAAAGAACAGCTTAATAACAGCCCCTTATTCTGTTAAGGAAACTTATGCAGTGGGAGTATCCATGGCTTTAGAAAAAAAATTAAATAAGTCATTCTCTATCTATACATTTGGGAGCTATGAAGTTTTGTCAAACACAATAAAAAAATCTCCTATTGTTAAAAAAGATTACTTCTGGACAGTGGGAGGTGGGTTAAAATACGCACTTTAATTTTATATTTTTTTTATATTTTTTTATTATTTTTTTCTTTTAAAAAAAATTCGTTTGCAAAAACAGAATCTCCATTTAAAGAGTTATCCACAATAACATCTGAGTTTATAGTAAATAAAGATTTGGATAGTTTAGAAAGCGAGGAGTTAAATAGATTTATTTTAGATAGTTTCTCATTGGGGAATGAACTATTTCTAACAAACTTCTTATCTACTCAACCAAAATTAATCGATTGGATGAAAAATAATAGAAAAATCTTAGGTGATAATCCTACAGTTAGATATCAATCTTTCTTTCTCTCTAAAAATTTTGAATATATTATATCCGGATCTTTAAAAAATTTAGAGTTTATAACATTTCAATTATATTCTTTAAATAATAATGAAAATATTCCAACTAATGTTATCTCTACTCAAGATTTTAAATATATTAAAGATAATAAATTTGAATTGATAGTTTCTCCTAAGTTATATTTACAAAAAAATATGTTGCAAACGTCTCCAAATGATTACATTTTAATAATAAGAGAATTTTATAAAAATGACTTGTTAAAAGATAATTCAATAAGCAATATAAAAATTAAAGAAATAAGTAATATTAAAAATAAAGAGAATTTAAGTTCAGAGATATCCCCTAAAAAAATTACTGATTTTATTCAGGGAATTATCGTTTCTACATTCAATCTTTATGAGCAACTTAAAGGTAGTTCAAACTCTGAAATAGAAAATAAATATAAGTTAGCTTTATTTCCCACTAAAGGCAATTATTATGAAGGTGAAGTTGTTGAACTAAATGACGATGAAATATATGAGATAACTGTTCACAATTTACCTCAAAATTTAAACTTTATTTGGACTTTTTATAATATATTTTCTCGAACACCTGATTATAAAAAATATAATGTCTATCTAAATAATTATAATGTTGAGTATCACTCTCAAAATAGTTTTAAATTCTATCTCTCTAAACATAAAGTTGATAATCTTAAAAATAATTTAGAAACAGGCGGATATTCAAGAGGAATACTAAGTTTACGAATAACTGAAGAAAACATACCTGACAATTTTGATTATAGTATAAAAAAAATAAAAATTGGAGAGGTGAAAAATATATGTCATTAGCAGGTATTGCTATACGTAGACCAGTTGCAACGGTAATGGTGATGGTTTCGATGGTATTCTTA
Above is a window of Cetobacterium sp. ZOR0034 DNA encoding:
- a CDS encoding alpha/beta hydrolase: MREFKIYSDKNILKGIHYEANSQNKKNGIILMCHGFAGVQNLFFPKYAEKFSLEGFDVITFDYNGFGESEGETQIIPTNQMRDISNVILYLRKNEDFKDKQLYLWGTSLGGLYVLKLAATLPGISGVYAQITFSDGLRNNTSLLDLEGKEKYLNQLENIRYKEISENKRLLLPLKKLLSDSQSKTFLDRYKEEFSMLLSTKLSLATISDINELSIDSYLDKINVPVLLLKANNDIVNLPQEMDFIYKTLKCNKKLLEYDCGHYDVYENEVFLSSITEQIKWFSKEK
- a CDS encoding MipA/OmpV family protein, with translation MKKLLFFNLFLPSILLASNNFSLSLSSGVNNSVYKTKKQQNSYVLPTLDIQYNGFFIESSEIGYTFWGDETLSLSISSEFFAGYPIKGKDLKVGYQNIEKRKSLIMSGLSLDYKFLEDNYLSLSTNFGKKGNKTSLNILRSITLPHNFLFVPSIYGNIYSRDFSNYYFGITADEAKKNSLITAPYSVKETYAVGVSMALEKKLNKSFSIYTFGSYEVLSNTIKKSPIVKKDYFWTVGGGLKYAL